A DNA window from Schlesneria paludicola DSM 18645 contains the following coding sequences:
- a CDS encoding 3-hydroxyacyl-ACP dehydratase FabZ family protein, whose protein sequence is MPPQLIYEFDRVDFDRPVFTIEEIREINPQRFEMEQLTAIVYVDREGNGLIGYKDITPNEFWVRGHMPEFPLMPGVVLCECAAQLAGFYARKYELLEGDFLGFGGMDEVRFRSPVFVGDRLLIMARLSKLRPGRRAEFDFQGFVKEKMVFSGKMIGVPIDKNRSAATEE, encoded by the coding sequence ATGCCTCCGCAACTCATCTACGAATTTGATCGAGTGGATTTTGATCGACCGGTATTCACAATCGAAGAGATTCGAGAGATCAATCCGCAACGATTCGAGATGGAGCAACTGACGGCGATTGTTTACGTCGATCGCGAAGGCAATGGCCTGATCGGTTACAAAGATATTACCCCGAACGAATTCTGGGTGCGGGGACATATGCCCGAGTTCCCGCTGATGCCGGGTGTCGTGCTGTGCGAATGCGCCGCGCAACTGGCAGGATTTTATGCTCGAAAATACGAACTGCTGGAAGGAGACTTCCTGGGGTTCGGCGGGATGGACGAAGTGCGATTTCGATCACCCGTGTTCGTCGGCGACCGCCTGCTGATCATGGCTCGGCTGTCAAAGCTGCGCCCCGGCCGCCGCGCGGAATTCGATTTCCAGGGTTTCGTCAAAGAAAAGATGGTCTTCAGCGGCAAAATGATCGGTGTCCCGATCGACAAGAACCGCTCGGCGGCCACAGAAGAATAA
- a CDS encoding YidH family protein, with protein MSSGQPIPEDPRNRFAGERTLLAWIRTGLAMMGFGFVVARFGFFLREIAAMGKIPVSHHSGFSLWIGIVLVLVGTAVSLLAGWEHARFIRRLNQNLPYEPPRWPLGLIVVMFMGVIGLLMAAYLLTLGTANPQPSETERSTTAIRIRDPRQSQEQEYLMRIRFAPSIVGDAGRQVSIAQELLS; from the coding sequence ATGAGTAGCGGTCAACCCATCCCCGAAGATCCGCGAAATCGCTTCGCTGGCGAGCGGACATTGCTGGCATGGATCAGAACGGGCCTGGCCATGATGGGATTCGGATTCGTCGTTGCGCGATTCGGGTTCTTCCTGCGAGAAATTGCCGCCATGGGAAAGATTCCCGTTTCACATCATTCTGGGTTCTCGTTGTGGATTGGAATCGTGCTCGTCCTGGTCGGCACCGCCGTCAGCCTGCTTGCCGGATGGGAACATGCCAGATTCATCCGCCGTTTGAACCAGAACCTTCCCTATGAACCACCGCGCTGGCCGCTGGGCTTGATCGTCGTGATGTTTATGGGCGTCATCGGACTGTTAATGGCCGCCTATCTGCTGACGCTCGGAACCGCAAACCCGCAACCTTCGGAGACGGAAAGATCCACAACGGCGATCCGAATTCGCGACCCCAGACAATCCCAAGAGCAAGAGTATTTGATGCGAATTCGATTCGCGCCATCGATCGTGGGTGACGCGGGACGACAGGTTTCAATCGCGCAGGAATTGCTCTCGTGA
- a CDS encoding alkaline phosphatase, whose amino-acid sequence MIDRRFAVCLGIASALLCGIDVGANDYVRDLQTEAIKEGKAPVAHWGDKEDRYVSWSSHSNRLIPVYSYGTKTAPEGISQSSYKGPLNPYHSEAALKRLYGRVPEKTLNPDATYFDQTNVFDIQQAALKAGKKHIFLVVFDGMDWQTTQAAAIYLKQKVTYTEGRGDALHFQKYNAGGTAEFGYMVTSPHNEGTEVDVDTQTVKNPGGSIFGGYDPSRGGRFPWEIAPEIPYLITAPKTDPTKQAYTDSSSSATSMTAGIKTYNNSVNVDANGAPVPTIAHLAQAVGYSVGAVTTVPICHATPAAAYAHNVHRDDYQDLTRDLIGLPSIIHPNEPLAGLDVLIGTGWGVEIPKSSGQGKNFVVGNQYFTDADKAKVSVDNGGKYVIAERTTGIAGPVTLQQGVERAIKEHKRLLGYYGVATTGHLPFATADGDFKPSPGRSGKAEQYTDADVQENVTLKDMAEAAIHVLAQNPKGFWLMVEAGDVDWANHDNNLDNSIGAVISGDNAVKAITDWVEKNSNWNESVMIVTADHGHYLFLDHPEQLIDPQAKVSDTGSGR is encoded by the coding sequence ATGATTGACCGTCGATTTGCCGTATGTTTGGGGATTGCCAGCGCGTTGCTGTGCGGGATCGATGTCGGTGCAAACGACTATGTCCGAGACCTGCAGACCGAAGCGATCAAGGAAGGAAAGGCACCTGTTGCGCATTGGGGCGACAAGGAGGACAGGTATGTCAGTTGGAGTTCGCACAGCAATCGATTGATTCCCGTCTATTCGTATGGAACGAAGACTGCACCCGAGGGAATTTCGCAAAGCAGCTACAAGGGGCCCCTGAACCCTTATCATTCCGAGGCGGCGCTCAAGCGATTGTATGGTCGGGTTCCTGAAAAGACGTTGAATCCCGATGCGACCTATTTCGACCAGACGAATGTGTTCGACATTCAGCAGGCCGCTTTGAAGGCCGGAAAGAAGCACATCTTCCTGGTGGTGTTCGACGGGATGGACTGGCAGACGACACAAGCCGCCGCGATCTATTTGAAGCAAAAGGTGACCTACACCGAAGGTCGGGGCGATGCGCTGCACTTCCAGAAGTACAACGCGGGGGGAACCGCAGAGTTCGGTTACATGGTGACGAGTCCCCACAATGAAGGCACCGAGGTCGACGTTGACACCCAGACCGTGAAGAATCCGGGTGGTTCGATTTTCGGTGGCTATGATCCGAGCCGTGGGGGACGATTCCCCTGGGAAATCGCTCCCGAGATTCCTTATCTGATCACGGCTCCAAAGACTGATCCGACCAAGCAGGCCTATACCGATTCGTCGAGTTCTGCCACCAGCATGACCGCAGGCATCAAGACGTATAACAACTCGGTCAATGTCGACGCGAATGGTGCCCCGGTGCCCACGATCGCGCACCTGGCGCAAGCGGTCGGCTATTCGGTGGGTGCGGTCACCACGGTCCCCATTTGCCATGCGACCCCTGCGGCGGCGTACGCTCATAACGTGCATCGCGACGACTATCAGGATCTGACGCGAGACTTGATCGGCCTGCCTTCGATCATTCATCCGAACGAACCTCTGGCTGGGCTCGACGTGCTGATCGGAACAGGATGGGGCGTCGAGATTCCGAAGTCGTCTGGCCAGGGAAAGAACTTCGTCGTTGGGAACCAGTACTTCACCGATGCGGACAAGGCCAAGGTCAGCGTCGACAACGGTGGGAAGTATGTCATCGCGGAACGAACCACGGGGATTGCAGGCCCCGTGACATTGCAGCAAGGCGTCGAACGAGCGATCAAAGAGCACAAGCGGCTGCTGGGTTATTATGGCGTTGCCACGACGGGGCACCTGCCCTTTGCAACGGCGGATGGTGACTTCAAGCCTTCGCCAGGTCGCTCCGGCAAGGCCGAGCAATATACCGATGCCGACGTCCAGGAAAACGTGACGCTGAAAGACATGGCCGAAGCCGCGATTCATGTTCTGGCTCAGAACCCAAAAGGATTCTGGTTGATGGTGGAGGCGGGTGATGTTGACTGGGCTAACCACGATAACAATCTCGATAACTCGATTGGTGCGGTGATTTCCGGAGATAACGCCGTCAAGGCGATTACGGATTGGGTTGAGAAAAACAGCAACTGGAACGAGTCGGTCATGATCGTCACGGCAGATCACGGACACTATTTGTTCCTCGATCACCCCGAACAGTTGATCGATCCTCAAGCCAAAGTCAGTGACACTGGAAGCGGTCGCTGA
- a CDS encoding sulfatase family protein: MPRTHGSMDWAGLQRSVDRQNGAFAPPNTVHKSFQHASSIIPRSKTPTWVLRASMIFSLFSLTILLAPGVSTAAGPSRPNVIVILTDDQGRGDYSAFGTKDIRTPAIDRLCREGMTFDNFRANSCVCSPTRAALLTGCFPDRVGVPGVIRHTHNDSWGWLAPHAVLLPQILKSQGYHSAIVGKWHLGLASPNTPTERGFDFFHGFLGDMMDDYLTHRRGGQNFMRRNHDVIDPEGHATDLFTDWACDYLAERAKAQTRSDAARPNTPFFLYLAYNAPHDPIQPPTAWREKVRQREPDMAEARVGLVALIEQMDAGIGKVLETLDRLKLADNTLVFFTSDNGGLLRHQANNGPWRSEKQHMYEGGLRVPAIARWPNHIESGSHTARSAVTMDLFATIADAAGATTPQGIDGISFLPTLLGQASAENALADAQRELYFVRREGGSAYGGKTIEALIQGDWKLIQDNPFQPLELYNLAVDPQESRNRIHEEQAIAARLSALLRKHIQNGGQVAWQRPTQ, translated from the coding sequence GTGCCGAGAACTCACGGATCGATGGATTGGGCTGGCCTTCAGCGATCGGTGGATCGTCAGAATGGGGCGTTCGCCCCGCCAAATACGGTTCATAAAAGCTTCCAGCATGCTTCGTCGATCATCCCGCGAAGCAAGACCCCGACTTGGGTCCTCAGGGCATCCATGATCTTCTCGCTGTTCAGCCTCACCATCCTCTTGGCGCCCGGCGTGTCGACGGCGGCCGGACCATCACGACCCAATGTGATTGTGATCCTGACCGACGATCAGGGTCGAGGCGACTACTCGGCGTTCGGAACCAAGGACATCCGCACCCCCGCCATCGATCGACTCTGTCGCGAAGGAATGACGTTCGACAACTTCCGCGCCAATTCGTGCGTCTGTTCACCTACTCGCGCGGCGCTGCTGACCGGCTGTTTTCCCGATCGTGTCGGCGTCCCCGGCGTGATCCGTCATACGCACAACGACTCGTGGGGCTGGCTGGCACCACATGCCGTGTTGCTGCCCCAGATTCTGAAATCACAGGGATACCATTCTGCGATCGTTGGCAAGTGGCACCTGGGGCTTGCGTCACCGAACACGCCGACCGAACGGGGATTCGATTTCTTCCATGGGTTCCTTGGCGACATGATGGATGACTACCTCACTCATCGTCGCGGGGGGCAAAACTTCATGCGTCGCAATCATGACGTGATTGACCCCGAAGGCCACGCGACAGACCTGTTCACCGATTGGGCGTGCGACTATCTCGCGGAACGGGCGAAGGCTCAGACACGCTCTGACGCGGCACGCCCCAATACGCCGTTCTTCCTGTACTTGGCGTACAACGCACCCCACGATCCAATCCAGCCACCAACCGCATGGCGCGAGAAGGTCCGCCAACGCGAACCGGACATGGCCGAAGCGCGCGTGGGGTTGGTCGCCTTGATCGAGCAGATGGATGCCGGGATCGGCAAGGTTCTGGAGACTCTGGACCGCTTGAAACTGGCGGACAACACGCTGGTCTTTTTTACGTCCGACAACGGGGGATTGCTGCGGCATCAGGCCAATAATGGCCCATGGCGTAGCGAGAAACAGCACATGTACGAAGGCGGCTTACGTGTCCCCGCCATCGCACGCTGGCCGAATCACATCGAGAGCGGTTCGCACACGGCGCGGTCCGCCGTGACCATGGATCTGTTCGCAACGATCGCTGACGCGGCCGGGGCAACGACACCACAAGGCATTGATGGAATCAGCTTTCTGCCGACACTCTTGGGACAGGCTTCCGCTGAGAATGCCTTGGCCGACGCCCAGCGCGAGCTGTACTTTGTCCGGCGCGAAGGCGGTTCGGCATACGGCGGGAAAACCATCGAAGCTTTGATCCAAGGCGACTGGAAGCTGATTCAGGACAACCCGTTTCAACCGCTCGAGCTCTACAACTTGGCGGTTGATCCTCAGGAATCACGCAATCGCATCCACGAAGAACAGGCGATCGCAGCACGATTGTCAGCCTTGCTGCGAAAGCACATTCAGAACGGCGGTCAGGTCGCCTGGCAACGACCGACACAATAA
- a CDS encoding adenylosuccinate synthase — protein sequence MSVTSVVGLQWGDEAKGKIVDFLTDSHAVVVRYQGGNNAGHTVKFDGQTYKLSLLPTGILRPGVTAVIGNGLVVNPEALLNEMKSLTDRGIRVDGRNLLLSDRAHVIFPYHIVEDRVFEQRRGDHAIGTTGRGIGTCYRDKAGRTHAVRVGDLYHPESLRDKLKDIVAFKNLTLKALDPSLEPLNADAIYAQYQTYAQKLESHVVDTTAWLHKALKQKQNILFEGAQGGLLDVDHGTFPYVTSSNSSAAGIHSGSGVPQRAINRMIGVVKAYTTRVGGGPFPTELHNEIGQHIRDVGHEYGTVTGRPRRCGWFDAVATAYGARVCGVDEIAVMLLDVLAQLDELNICEAYEIRGERTTDFPSHVEDLEVAKPIFRKIPGWKQDITGARKLSDLPAGARRYVDTIVELLEVPAKFISIGPDREQTILL from the coding sequence GTGTCAGTCACGTCAGTTGTCGGTTTGCAATGGGGCGATGAAGCCAAGGGAAAGATCGTTGATTTTCTGACTGATTCGCACGCCGTTGTGGTCCGGTATCAGGGTGGAAACAACGCGGGCCATACGGTCAAATTCGATGGTCAAACCTACAAGCTGTCGCTGCTTCCCACGGGCATCCTACGTCCGGGTGTCACGGCCGTCATCGGTAACGGTCTGGTCGTCAATCCAGAAGCATTGCTCAACGAGATGAAGTCGTTGACCGATCGCGGTATTCGCGTCGATGGCCGCAATCTGTTGCTGAGCGATCGTGCTCACGTGATCTTCCCGTATCACATCGTCGAAGACCGCGTTTTCGAGCAACGACGTGGTGACCATGCCATCGGGACCACCGGTCGTGGAATTGGAACCTGCTATCGCGACAAGGCGGGGCGAACACATGCCGTTCGCGTCGGCGATCTTTATCATCCCGAATCTCTTCGCGATAAGCTGAAGGACATCGTCGCATTCAAGAACTTGACGTTGAAAGCACTCGATCCCTCGCTCGAGCCACTCAATGCCGACGCGATCTATGCTCAGTACCAAACGTACGCTCAAAAGCTCGAGTCTCACGTGGTGGATACGACCGCATGGCTCCATAAGGCTTTGAAGCAAAAACAAAACATCCTGTTTGAAGGCGCTCAGGGCGGGCTGCTGGATGTCGACCACGGGACGTTCCCTTACGTCACCAGTTCCAACAGCTCGGCCGCGGGAATTCACAGCGGGAGTGGTGTGCCGCAGCGAGCGATCAATCGGATGATCGGTGTTGTGAAAGCTTATACCACCCGCGTGGGAGGAGGCCCCTTCCCGACGGAGCTGCACAACGAGATTGGTCAGCATATCCGCGATGTGGGGCACGAGTACGGAACCGTGACGGGACGTCCGCGTCGTTGTGGTTGGTTCGATGCTGTCGCGACGGCGTATGGTGCCCGCGTTTGCGGTGTCGATGAGATTGCCGTGATGCTGCTCGACGTGCTGGCTCAGCTTGACGAGCTCAACATTTGCGAGGCATACGAGATTCGCGGCGAACGCACCACAGACTTCCCTTCGCATGTTGAAGACCTGGAAGTTGCCAAGCCGATCTTCCGAAAAATCCCCGGCTGGAAGCAGGACATTACCGGGGCACGGAAGCTGAGCGATCTGCCCGCCGGTGCGCGGCGCTACGTCGATACGATCGTGGAGCTGCTAGAGGTTCCCGCCAAGTTCATCAGCATCGGCCCGGACCGCGAACAAACGATTCTGTTGTAA
- a CDS encoding WD40 repeat domain-containing protein codes for MAADPKQTHNSKTLAHGSPLISCRFDPSGRYVFAGDQDNKVIRWEVATGVKSELVAHDSWVRAIAFSGAGDQVITGGHDGRLIWWSTTAETPVPLRTIQAHQGWIRALAISPDKTMLASCGNDLKVKLWSLADGQPIREFSGHERHVYNVAFHPDGKQLVSGDLTAKFIHWEVDSGKQVRLFPIPSLSFYDAGFMADYGGPYCLEFTADGKRFFGGGITGVTNSFAGVGFVIASQVDWEAGKETIAHQSKGATQGTLWGLAIHPEGYLIGASGGQGGGHLFFWKFDSKDEFHTFNLGSQARDLSLHPDGLQIATAHFDKNLRISLMAPKA; via the coding sequence ATGGCCGCTGATCCGAAGCAGACGCACAATTCAAAAACCTTAGCGCACGGCAGTCCGCTGATCTCGTGCCGGTTCGATCCGTCTGGCCGTTACGTGTTCGCCGGTGACCAGGACAATAAAGTCATCCGCTGGGAAGTCGCGACCGGCGTGAAATCGGAACTCGTCGCACACGATAGCTGGGTTCGCGCCATCGCATTTTCAGGAGCGGGCGATCAGGTCATCACCGGCGGCCACGATGGGCGGCTGATCTGGTGGTCGACAACCGCCGAAACACCCGTGCCGTTGCGCACGATTCAAGCGCACCAAGGTTGGATCCGCGCCTTGGCGATCAGTCCCGACAAGACGATGCTCGCGTCCTGCGGGAATGACCTGAAGGTGAAGCTTTGGTCGCTGGCCGATGGCCAACCGATTCGTGAATTCTCCGGCCATGAACGACACGTCTACAACGTCGCCTTTCATCCCGATGGTAAGCAACTGGTCTCGGGGGATCTCACCGCCAAGTTCATTCACTGGGAAGTCGATAGCGGCAAGCAAGTCCGCCTGTTTCCGATCCCTAGCCTCAGCTTTTACGATGCGGGGTTCATGGCCGATTATGGGGGGCCATATTGCCTGGAGTTCACCGCCGACGGCAAACGATTCTTCGGCGGCGGAATCACAGGCGTCACGAACTCGTTCGCGGGCGTCGGGTTTGTGATCGCGTCGCAAGTCGATTGGGAAGCCGGCAAAGAAACGATCGCTCACCAATCCAAAGGCGCGACACAAGGAACCCTGTGGGGTCTGGCCATTCACCCCGAAGGTTATTTGATCGGCGCCAGCGGAGGGCAGGGGGGCGGCCATCTGTTCTTCTGGAAGTTCGATTCAAAAGATGAGTTCCATACGTTCAATCTCGGCAGTCAGGCCCGCGACCTGTCGCTGCACCCGGACGGCCTGCAGATTGCGACGGCGCACTTTGACAAGAATCTGCGGATCAGCCTGATGGCCCCGAAGGCGTGA
- the trmB gene encoding tRNA (guanosine(46)-N7)-methyltransferase TrmB, with the protein MAPPVIDLRPYFTALDEVEGVLDWPEVFGNSNPVEFDIGCGRGKFLVDSAISHPETNWLGLELDFTEGRHGAKRLAKRELPNARVIGGDAKQFMANHVRPHSVDVARVYFPDPWWKRKHHKRRLFTDEFADQLALIVKHGGYVHSWSDVGEYFEVISSLMNHHVEFIPQEPPPEPAGLDDNDFLTGFHRRGRRMGCTIHRGLWLRR; encoded by the coding sequence ATGGCCCCGCCCGTAATTGATCTGCGTCCCTATTTCACCGCACTCGATGAAGTCGAAGGTGTGCTCGACTGGCCCGAGGTCTTCGGCAACTCAAATCCCGTTGAGTTCGATATCGGTTGCGGACGGGGCAAGTTCCTGGTCGATTCGGCCATCAGCCATCCCGAAACCAACTGGCTGGGGCTGGAACTGGACTTCACCGAAGGGCGACACGGCGCGAAACGTCTGGCCAAACGCGAACTTCCCAACGCCCGCGTCATCGGTGGGGACGCCAAGCAGTTCATGGCCAACCATGTTCGACCTCATTCGGTCGATGTCGCACGTGTCTACTTTCCTGATCCGTGGTGGAAGCGAAAACACCACAAACGCCGCCTGTTTACCGATGAATTTGCCGACCAGTTGGCACTCATCGTCAAGCACGGTGGCTACGTACACTCGTGGTCCGACGTGGGCGAGTATTTTGAAGTGATCTCGTCGCTAATGAATCATCACGTCGAGTTCATTCCGCAAGAACCACCCCCGGAACCAGCAGGCCTGGACGACAACGACTTTTTGACCGGCTTTCATCGCCGCGGTCGACGAATGGGCTGCACGATTCACCGTGGACTCTGGCTACGACGTTAG
- a CDS encoding nuclear transport factor 2 family protein, which produces MTELSEADRDLLQRLEESLWRETSRFDRAYLDTVMAADFFEFGRSGNVYARDDVVSMPSGPINAVLPLADFQIRRLDQNLAQVTYNSTVTSSNGTVFRPRRSSIWSRTSDGWRMRFHQGTPIPDPD; this is translated from the coding sequence ATGACGGAACTCTCTGAGGCTGACCGTGACCTGCTTCAACGATTGGAAGAATCGCTGTGGCGTGAAACATCTCGCTTCGACAGGGCCTATCTCGACACCGTCATGGCCGCCGATTTCTTTGAGTTCGGGCGATCCGGGAATGTTTATGCTCGCGACGACGTTGTTTCGATGCCGAGTGGTCCGATCAATGCGGTCTTGCCACTGGCCGATTTTCAAATTCGGCGGCTGGATCAGAATCTCGCTCAGGTGACCTACAACAGTACAGTCACGAGCAGTAACGGCACGGTCTTCAGGCCGAGGCGAAGTTCGATCTGGAGTCGTACGAGCGACGGTTGGCGGATGCGATTTCATCAGGGGACACCGATTCCCGATCCCGATTAA
- a CDS encoding enolase C-terminal domain-like protein has translation MPKSTDIRIKNAACAVEPLPFRAPLKFGGRVMDKAFIVNVDVEVESRDGKRHASGFGSMPLGNIWAWPSEKVSPEQAENTMQRFIDEIIDLANECGEFGHPIDLVYHLSAEYDHLAKTLSNQLKVPEPMPELAQLVSASSFDAALHDAYGRLHNLNSFDTLSSKFMNYDLSTYLDGEFKGEYLDKYTLRQPKERMPLYHLIGALDPLTDADVTKKIGDGLPETLPQWIAHNGLTHMKIKLAGDNLDWDLDRTLTVNRVAEEAQVKRGCTTWFYSVDFNEKCQNVSYVVEFLNQIKAKSPATFERIQYVEQPTHRDLKAHPENKMHEAAKIKPVVIDESLVNFDTLQLAREQGYTGAALKACKGQTETLLLGAAAQKYGMFLCVQDLTCPGYSFLHSASIAAHIPGVAAIEGNGRQYCPAGNKPWNKRFPAMFDITDGTVGTGILNGIGLGI, from the coding sequence ATGCCGAAATCGACGGACATCCGCATCAAGAATGCCGCTTGCGCCGTTGAACCGTTACCGTTTCGAGCCCCGCTGAAATTCGGCGGGCGCGTGATGGATAAAGCGTTCATCGTTAATGTTGATGTCGAAGTCGAATCACGCGATGGCAAACGCCACGCCAGTGGTTTTGGCAGTATGCCGCTCGGCAACATCTGGGCTTGGCCATCGGAAAAAGTCTCGCCGGAACAGGCCGAGAACACGATGCAGCGATTCATCGATGAAATCATCGATCTCGCCAACGAGTGTGGTGAGTTCGGCCACCCCATCGACCTCGTCTATCACCTTTCCGCCGAATACGACCACCTTGCCAAGACCTTGTCGAATCAACTGAAAGTGCCCGAACCGATGCCCGAGCTGGCTCAGTTGGTCTCAGCCAGTTCATTCGACGCCGCACTTCACGATGCCTACGGCCGACTGCATAACTTGAATAGCTTCGACACGCTGTCGTCGAAGTTCATGAACTATGACCTGTCGACTTATCTGGACGGCGAGTTCAAAGGTGAGTACCTCGACAAGTACACCCTGCGTCAGCCGAAAGAGCGGATGCCGCTGTACCATCTGATCGGCGCGCTCGACCCGCTCACCGATGCAGACGTCACGAAGAAGATCGGAGATGGACTTCCGGAAACATTGCCACAGTGGATCGCCCACAACGGCCTGACACACATGAAGATCAAACTGGCCGGCGATAACCTCGACTGGGACCTGGATCGAACCCTGACAGTTAATCGCGTCGCCGAGGAAGCGCAGGTGAAGCGCGGATGCACGACCTGGTTCTATTCCGTGGACTTCAACGAGAAGTGCCAGAACGTCAGCTACGTCGTCGAGTTCCTGAACCAGATCAAAGCGAAATCACCGGCCACGTTCGAACGGATTCAATACGTCGAGCAACCGACGCATCGCGACCTGAAGGCGCATCCTGAAAACAAGATGCACGAAGCCGCCAAGATCAAGCCCGTGGTGATCGACGAATCACTCGTGAACTTCGACACCCTGCAATTGGCCCGCGAACAGGGTTATACCGGTGCCGCGCTCAAAGCCTGCAAGGGACAGACCGAGACGTTGCTGCTGGGGGCCGCCGCGCAGAAGTACGGCATGTTCCTTTGCGTTCAGGACCTGACCTGCCCGGGATATTCCTTCCTGCATTCGGCCAGCATTGCCGCACACATTCCGGGAGTCGCCGCGATCGAAGGGAATGGGCGTCAGTATTGCCCGGCCGGGAACAAGCCGTGGAACAAACGATTCCCAGCGATGTTCGACATCACCGACGGAACCGTTGGGACCGGGATCCTGAACGGAATCGGACTCGGCATCTGA
- a CDS encoding MFS transporter, with amino-acid sequence MAEITESSQPRQANAAVSVLVALSLSHLLNDVMQSLINAIYPLLKESYSLTFFQIGMITFTFQLTASLLQPLVGFFTDRHPWAYSLTSGMGFTFVGLILLAMANSFPAILVGAGMVGIGSSVFHPEASRVARLASGGRYGFAQSMFQVGGNAGSALGPLLASYIVVPWGQPSIAWFSIGAVAAMVVLFNVGRWYQQQLSSIRIHKPKSVSVDRPTLPRWRVGAAITVLLVLIFSKYFYLVSLSNYYTFYLMQRFNVSVSDAQIYLFVFLGAVAVGTVGGGPVGDRVGFKTVIWFSILGVLPFTIILPHVNLFWTVVLTVPIGLILASAFSAMIVYAQELVPSQVGMIAGLFFGFAFGMAGIGAAVLGWLADKTSIEYVYQICAYLPLFGLFTALLPNTEPQRRHAKA; translated from the coding sequence ATGGCGGAAATCACGGAGAGTTCTCAACCTCGGCAAGCGAACGCCGCGGTTTCCGTCCTGGTGGCGCTCAGTCTGTCACATCTACTCAATGATGTGATGCAGTCCTTGATCAATGCCATTTATCCTCTGCTCAAGGAAAGCTATTCGCTCACCTTCTTTCAAATTGGAATGATCACGTTCACGTTCCAATTGACCGCGTCATTACTGCAGCCACTGGTTGGTTTCTTTACCGACCGCCACCCCTGGGCCTATTCATTGACGTCGGGGATGGGGTTTACATTCGTGGGCTTAATCTTGCTCGCGATGGCAAATAGTTTTCCTGCGATCCTCGTGGGGGCGGGGATGGTGGGAATTGGATCGTCCGTCTTTCACCCCGAAGCGTCTCGGGTCGCGCGACTGGCGTCGGGGGGGCGATACGGTTTTGCCCAGTCGATGTTTCAGGTGGGCGGCAACGCGGGGTCGGCCCTGGGGCCTTTGCTCGCGTCCTACATCGTCGTTCCTTGGGGACAACCAAGTATCGCCTGGTTCTCGATCGGGGCCGTGGCCGCGATGGTGGTTCTGTTCAACGTCGGTCGTTGGTATCAGCAGCAGCTGAGCTCGATCCGCATCCACAAGCCAAAGTCCGTATCGGTCGACCGACCAACGCTTCCGCGTTGGCGTGTTGGAGCCGCGATCACGGTGCTGCTCGTGCTGATCTTCTCGAAATATTTCTATCTCGTCAGTCTCAGCAACTACTACACGTTTTACCTCATGCAGCGTTTCAACGTGTCTGTCTCGGATGCCCAGATTTACTTGTTCGTCTTCCTGGGCGCTGTGGCGGTGGGGACAGTGGGCGGCGGGCCCGTCGGTGACCGGGTGGGGTTCAAGACCGTGATCTGGTTTTCGATCCTGGGAGTCTTGCCATTTACGATCATCCTGCCGCATGTCAATTTGTTCTGGACAGTCGTGTTGACCGTTCCCATCGGGCTGATTCTGGCGTCGGCCTTTTCCGCCATGATTGTTTATGCCCAAGAGCTTGTTCCCAGCCAGGTCGGCATGATCGCCGGTCTGTTCTTCGGATTCGCCTTTGGGATGGCAGGCATCGGCGCCGCTGTGCTGGGCTGGTTGGCGGACAAGACGAGCATCGAATACGTCTATCAAATTTGTGCCTACCTGCCGCTATTCGGTTTGTTCACGGCCCTGTTGCCAAATACGGAACCTCAGCGTCGACATGCCAAGGCATAG